A genomic segment from Brevundimonas mediterranea encodes:
- a CDS encoding tetratricopeptide repeat protein has protein sequence MSDARQVRLAQGATLERQGRIPEAVVLYQSVVAERPELGDVWYDLGRLLRRMRRLDDALAAYDQALAQGARDPQEIHLNRAVILAEDLNRPDAAEAELKTALELAPAYAPAWLNLGNLHEDAGRRDEARQAYESVLAIDPGHGTALARLAGLQTATTPDDPLIGRLRSALAATPEGLEQADLGFALGRILDVAGDYDAAFDAMSPPTRRARPWLGPRASSMIPPRPRPLSIV, from the coding sequence ATGTCCGACGCACGCCAAGTCCGCCTCGCGCAAGGCGCGACCCTCGAGCGCCAAGGGCGCATCCCCGAGGCCGTGGTCCTCTATCAATCCGTCGTGGCCGAGCGACCGGAACTGGGCGACGTCTGGTACGATCTCGGGCGGCTTCTGCGGCGCATGCGCCGCCTCGACGACGCCCTGGCCGCCTATGATCAGGCCCTGGCCCAGGGCGCGCGCGATCCGCAGGAAATCCATCTGAACCGCGCCGTGATCCTCGCCGAGGATCTGAACCGGCCCGACGCGGCCGAAGCCGAACTGAAGACGGCGCTCGAACTGGCGCCTGCCTATGCGCCCGCCTGGCTCAACCTGGGCAATCTGCATGAGGACGCCGGGCGACGCGACGAGGCGCGGCAGGCCTATGAGTCCGTCCTGGCCATAGATCCCGGCCATGGAACCGCCCTGGCGCGGCTGGCGGGCTTGCAGACGGCGACGACGCCGGACGATCCCCTGATCGGTCGGCTGCGATCCGCCCTGGCCGCCACCCCGGAAGGGCTGGAACAGGCGGACCTGGGTTTCGCACTGGGACGAATCCTGGATGTGGCGGGCGACTACGACGCCGCCTTCGACGCTATGTCGCCGCCAACCAGGCGAGCGCGGCCCTGGCTCGGGCCAAGGGCGTCATCTATGATCCCGCCAAGGCCGAGGCCTTTGTCGATCGTCTGA
- a CDS encoding LysR family transcriptional regulator has protein sequence MSSRWDGIDEFTAVAEQASFSTAAKRLGLSTSAVSREIARLEDRLQTRLLNRTTRRVELTDAGRDFLARCRRLIDERDEALAAVQPDDSAPRGLLRMTCSVSYGERFVAPAVNRFARDHAELSIELDLDNRLRDLVGDGYDLAIRFGHLTDSRLIARRLASRRLILCAAPAYLARRGAPRDLSELPAHDLLTGSSEHWRFSEAGRETSFRPQGRWRCNSGAAVLDAAIQGLGLCQLPDFYVTEPLRAGVLTALLTEHRPPDEGVWAVHPHRRHVPPKVRLMIDHLRASLAA, from the coding sequence ATGAGCAGTCGTTGGGACGGGATCGACGAATTCACGGCGGTGGCTGAACAGGCCAGTTTCTCGACGGCGGCGAAGCGGCTGGGCCTTTCCACCTCTGCGGTCAGCCGAGAGATCGCGCGATTGGAGGACCGACTGCAGACCCGGCTGCTGAACCGCACGACCCGCCGGGTCGAACTGACTGATGCAGGCCGCGATTTCCTGGCGCGTTGTCGCCGGCTGATCGACGAAAGGGACGAGGCCCTGGCGGCCGTTCAGCCGGATGACAGCGCCCCGCGCGGCCTGCTGCGGATGACCTGTTCGGTCTCCTATGGCGAGCGCTTCGTGGCCCCGGCGGTCAACCGCTTCGCCCGCGATCATGCCGAGCTGTCGATCGAGCTGGACCTGGATAATCGGCTGCGCGACCTTGTCGGCGACGGCTATGATCTGGCGATCCGGTTCGGGCATCTGACGGACTCGCGACTGATCGCCCGACGACTGGCGTCACGGCGACTGATCCTGTGCGCCGCGCCTGCCTATCTGGCCCGGCGGGGCGCGCCGCGGGACCTGTCCGAACTGCCGGCCCACGATCTGCTGACCGGATCATCGGAACACTGGCGCTTCAGCGAGGCGGGGCGCGAAACCAGTTTCCGTCCCCAGGGCCGATGGCGCTGCAACTCGGGCGCCGCCGTGCTGGATGCTGCGATCCAGGGGCTGGGCCTGTGCCAACTGCCGGACTTCTATGTCACCGAGCCGCTACGCGCCGGCGTCCTGACCGCCCTGCTGACCGAGCACCGTCCGCCCGATGAAGGCGTCTGGGCCGTCCATCCGCACCGCCGCCATGTCCCCCCCAAGGTGCGGCTGATGATCGACCATCTGCGCGCCAGCCTGGCGGCTTGA
- a CDS encoding sulfotransferase family protein produces the protein MTGLDDDDPSAAPIFICGMFRSGSTLVERILGGHSGVRAGGELDLLPTLAANVFNPFPEALGVFDDASRRKIRDVYLNAVRERVPGVGVVTDKRPDNILYIGLAKTLFPKARIIHTVRNPIDNALSVFFLHLSYDMAYALNLEHAAHWTAQERRLAAHWKSVWPDDVHEVDYDDLVARGEPAVRDLVAACGLAWEPSVMDFHQRQGPVRTASVWQVREPLYARASGRWKNYAPRLDDLRAALARYGLDE, from the coding sequence GTGACTGGGCTGGACGACGACGATCCCTCGGCCGCGCCGATCTTCATCTGCGGCATGTTCCGCTCCGGTTCGACCCTGGTCGAGCGCATCCTGGGCGGACACAGCGGCGTGCGCGCCGGTGGAGAGCTGGACCTGCTGCCGACCCTGGCCGCCAACGTCTTCAATCCCTTCCCCGAGGCCCTGGGCGTGTTTGACGACGCCAGCCGGCGCAAGATCCGCGACGTCTATCTGAACGCCGTGCGCGAGCGCGTGCCCGGCGTCGGCGTCGTCACGGACAAGCGGCCGGACAACATCCTCTACATCGGCCTGGCCAAGACCCTGTTCCCCAAGGCCCGGATCATCCACACCGTGCGCAATCCGATCGACAACGCCTTGTCGGTCTTCTTCCTGCACCTGTCCTACGACATGGCCTATGCGCTGAACCTGGAGCACGCCGCCCATTGGACGGCCCAGGAACGACGGCTGGCGGCGCACTGGAAGTCGGTCTGGCCGGACGACGTGCACGAGGTCGACTATGACGACCTGGTGGCGCGGGGCGAGCCGGCCGTGCGCGATCTGGTGGCGGCCTGCGGCCTGGCGTGGGAGCCGTCGGTGATGGACTTCCATCAGCGCCAGGGGCCGGTCCGCACCGCCAGCGTCTGGCAGGTGCGCGAGCCCCTGTACGCCCGTGCCTCAGGGCGGTGGAAGAACTATGCGCCGCGCCTGGACGATCTGCGCGCCGCTCTGGCCCGTTACGGTCTGGACGAGTAG
- a CDS encoding OmpA family protein gives MSRSKLRTAVVGGALIALGFAASGCASHRFVRDQVEVVDTRVTGVEGTAGQALQRANDAHKLAEGKFLYQVVLSDDSVKFPTDASALSPEAEQRLAQFAQRLRDENKNVYLEIQGYTDATGPVEHNNQLGEQRAEAVRRFLNRQGVALNRMSTISYGPEEPVASNDTPEGRSQNRRVTIVVLA, from the coding sequence TTGAGCAGATCGAAACTCAGGACGGCGGTCGTCGGCGGCGCCCTCATCGCCCTCGGCTTTGCGGCCAGCGGCTGCGCCAGCCATCGTTTCGTGCGTGATCAGGTCGAGGTGGTGGACACCCGCGTCACCGGGGTCGAAGGCACTGCGGGCCAGGCCCTGCAACGCGCCAACGACGCCCACAAACTGGCCGAGGGCAAGTTCCTCTATCAGGTCGTCCTGTCGGACGATTCCGTGAAGTTCCCGACCGACGCCTCGGCCCTGTCGCCTGAGGCCGAGCAGCGCCTGGCCCAGTTCGCCCAACGCCTGCGCGACGAGAACAAGAACGTCTATCTGGAAATCCAGGGCTATACCGACGCCACCGGCCCGGTCGAACACAACAACCAGCTGGGCGAGCAGCGCGCCGAGGCCGTGCGTCGCTTCCTGAACCGCCAGGGCGTCGCCTTGAACCGGATGTCGACCATCTCCTACGGTCCGGAAGAGCCGGTCGCCTCCAACGACACCCCCGAGGGCCGGTCGCAGAACCGCCGCGTGACCATCGTGGTCCTCGCCTAA
- a CDS encoding CBS domain-containing protein gives MKIRDVMTKDVHLARPGDTLQEVAARMAKGDFGFVPVADGDQLIGAITDRDIVVRALAAGAAPSAPVVEYITRDPQTVLDTDDLKSVLDLMGSRQIRRAPVVDKHGRIVGVISLGDLSTRVKEKYAGETLESISR, from the coding sequence ATGAAGATCCGCGACGTCATGACCAAGGATGTCCACCTCGCCCGCCCCGGCGACACGCTTCAGGAGGTCGCCGCCCGGATGGCCAAGGGGGATTTCGGCTTCGTGCCCGTGGCGGACGGCGACCAGTTGATCGGCGCCATCACCGACCGCGACATCGTCGTGCGCGCCCTGGCGGCCGGCGCCGCCCCGTCCGCGCCCGTGGTCGAATACATCACCCGCGACCCGCAGACGGTGCTGGACACCGACGACCTGAAATCCGTGCTGGATCTGATGGGGTCGCGCCAGATTCGCCGCGCCCCGGTGGTGGACAAGCATGGCCGCATCGTCGGGGTCATCTCGCTGGGCGACCTGTCGACCCGGGTGAAGGAGAAATACGCCGGCGAGACGCTGGAGAGCATCTCGCGTTAA
- a CDS encoding monovalent cation:proton antiporter-2 (CPA2) family protein produces the protein MAEATTGLDLGAAAALLAAGVIAVPVFKRVGLGSVLGYLAAGLAIGPFGLKLFQEPETILHVAEFGVVIFLFIIGLEMRPKRLWGLRKEIFGLGAAQVLFCGLILTLTAMLAGFSAPVAFVGAMGFVLSSTAVIMQMLEERGEIAGGPGQRSVSILLLEDLAIVPLLAIVAVLASVLGVANEQAPPLWQTIGFAVAAVGGVLLAGKYLVNPIFRLLARYGGREVMTAAALLVVVGAAWAMSLGGLSMAMGAFLAGVLLSESTFRHQLEADVEPFRAILLGLFFLSVGMSLDLSVVVADWRLVVGGVIAFMAVKALGIYAVARLFKASHHEAVERAALFAQGGEFAFVLYGAAVTAGLFDAQIGAMLSAIVILSMALTPLTSLLTQRLLPKPTLSAEDAEGVDFAKDLRGQVLIIGFGRFAQVVSQPLLARDVDVSIIENDVEMIQAASQFGFKVYYGDGAQLHTLRASGADEAEIVLVCVDKPEVADRIVELVKSEFPTTKIMARAFDRGHSMRLIQAGVDYQIRETFESALKFGERALIELGMDEGQAAEAIGDVRRRDEARLDLQLTGGIKAGRQLMRGNMPTPQPAPYVKPRREGRLLNEDEAGPAAPDTRREPAET, from the coding sequence ATGGCCGAGGCGACGACGGGACTGGATCTGGGCGCGGCTGCGGCCCTGCTAGCGGCGGGCGTCATCGCCGTGCCGGTGTTCAAGCGCGTCGGTCTGGGCTCGGTGCTCGGCTATCTGGCGGCAGGTCTGGCCATCGGGCCGTTCGGCCTGAAACTGTTTCAGGAGCCCGAGACCATTCTTCATGTCGCCGAGTTCGGCGTGGTCATCTTCCTGTTCATCATCGGGCTGGAGATGCGGCCCAAACGGCTGTGGGGGCTGAGGAAAGAGATCTTCGGCCTGGGCGCGGCCCAGGTGCTGTTCTGCGGCCTGATCCTGACCCTGACCGCTATGCTGGCCGGCTTTTCGGCGCCGGTCGCCTTTGTCGGGGCCATGGGCTTCGTCCTGTCGTCCACCGCCGTCATCATGCAGATGCTGGAGGAGCGGGGCGAGATCGCGGGCGGGCCCGGACAGCGGTCCGTCTCCATCCTGCTGCTGGAAGACCTGGCCATCGTGCCGTTGCTGGCCATCGTCGCCGTCCTGGCCTCGGTGCTGGGCGTTGCGAACGAACAGGCGCCGCCGTTGTGGCAGACCATCGGCTTCGCGGTGGCGGCGGTCGGCGGCGTGCTGCTGGCGGGCAAATATCTGGTCAATCCGATCTTCCGCCTGCTGGCCCGTTACGGCGGTCGCGAGGTGATGACGGCGGCGGCCCTGCTGGTCGTGGTCGGCGCCGCCTGGGCCATGTCGCTGGGCGGACTGTCCATGGCCATGGGCGCCTTCCTGGCAGGCGTCCTCCTGTCCGAATCCACCTTCCGCCACCAGCTGGAAGCCGATGTGGAGCCCTTCCGCGCCATTCTGCTGGGTCTGTTCTTCCTCAGCGTCGGCATGTCCCTGGATCTGTCGGTGGTGGTCGCCGACTGGCGTCTGGTGGTCGGCGGCGTGATCGCCTTCATGGCGGTCAAGGCGCTGGGCATCTATGCCGTCGCCCGCCTGTTCAAGGCCTCGCACCACGAGGCGGTCGAGCGGGCGGCCCTGTTCGCCCAAGGCGGCGAGTTCGCCTTCGTCCTGTATGGCGCGGCGGTGACGGCGGGTCTGTTCGACGCCCAGATCGGCGCCATGCTGTCGGCCATCGTCATCCTGTCCATGGCCCTGACGCCGCTGACCAGTCTGCTGACCCAGCGCCTGCTGCCCAAGCCGACCCTGTCGGCCGAGGACGCCGAGGGGGTGGACTTCGCCAAGGACCTGCGCGGCCAGGTTCTGATCATCGGCTTCGGCCGTTTCGCCCAGGTCGTGTCACAGCCCTTGCTGGCGCGGGATGTGGACGTCTCGATCATCGAGAACGACGTCGAGATGATCCAGGCCGCCTCGCAGTTCGGGTTCAAGGTCTATTATGGCGACGGCGCCCAGCTGCACACGCTGCGGGCCTCGGGTGCGGACGAGGCCGAGATCGTCCTGGTCTGCGTCGACAAGCCCGAGGTCGCCGATCGCATCGTCGAACTGGTCAAGTCCGAGTTCCCGACGACCAAGATCATGGCCCGCGCCTTCGACCGGGGCCATTCCATGCGGCTGATCCAGGCCGGGGTCGACTATCAGATCCGCGAGACCTTCGAGTCCGCATTGAAGTTCGGCGAGCGCGCCTTGATCGAACTGGGCATGGACGAGGGCCAGGCGGCCGAGGCCATCGGCGACGTCCGCCGCCGCGACGAGGCGCGTCTGGACCTGCAGCTGACCGGCGGAATCAAGGCCGGGCGCCAACTGATGCGCGGCAATATGCCGACGCCGCAACCCGCTCCCTATGTGAAGCCGCGTCGCGAAGGCCGACTGCTGAATGAGGACGAGGCGGGTCCGGCCGCACCGGACACACGGCGCGAACCCGCCGAGACCTGA
- a CDS encoding isocitrate lyase/PEP mutase family protein: MMDQTRLAQAFRERHRSGGLILPNCWDAASARIFQAAGFDAVATTSAGVAWSRGVRDGEGLGREDMMREVAAIARATTLPFNADVEAGYGPSQADAAETARATWAAGAVGLNFEDVDYAAPRVLMTIPDQQARIAAIRAATPEVVINARTDVFLLGLGDSEAERIDMAVERGRAWLAAGADVVFLPGAIDPVVVARLAQGIGGPISLMAGPDAPPASILFAAGACRISTGPYPMLAVLERLKTLADGLAKDWKVMSPAGDGLASIGAVFG, translated from the coding sequence ATGATGGATCAGACACGTCTCGCTCAGGCCTTCCGGGAACGGCACCGTTCAGGCGGATTGATCTTGCCGAACTGCTGGGACGCAGCCAGCGCGCGCATCTTCCAGGCCGCCGGATTTGACGCGGTCGCAACGACCAGCGCGGGGGTCGCCTGGTCGCGGGGCGTTCGTGACGGCGAGGGGCTGGGGCGCGAGGATATGATGCGGGAGGTCGCCGCCATCGCCCGCGCCACAACTCTACCGTTCAACGCCGATGTCGAGGCCGGCTACGGTCCGAGCCAGGCGGATGCGGCGGAGACGGCCCGCGCGACCTGGGCGGCCGGAGCGGTGGGACTCAATTTCGAAGACGTCGACTACGCCGCCCCCCGCGTCTTGATGACGATCCCGGATCAGCAAGCGCGGATCGCGGCCATCCGCGCCGCAACGCCTGAAGTGGTGATCAACGCTCGCACGGACGTCTTCCTGTTGGGGCTTGGCGACAGCGAGGCAGAGCGGATCGATATGGCGGTCGAACGGGGACGAGCCTGGCTGGCGGCGGGAGCGGACGTGGTCTTTCTGCCCGGCGCAATCGACCCCGTCGTCGTGGCCCGTCTAGCGCAAGGCATCGGCGGGCCGATCAGTCTGATGGCGGGGCCTGACGCGCCCCCGGCCTCGATCCTCTTCGCGGCGGGGGCCTGCCGGATCAGCACAGGCCCCTATCCGATGCTTGCGGTTCTGGAACGACTGAAGACCTTGGCCGATGGGCTCGCAAAGGATTGGAAGGTCATGTCGCCGGCGGGCGACGGTCTGGCGAGTATCGGCGCCGTCTTCGGCTGA
- a CDS encoding vWA domain-containing protein, translated as MPRLVRIAVAATLGLSVAAPPFAVPTFALAQPQRPSLDGEATPAACAPLGFVLSPPGEPMQHLTSPVRPTPIPAPTQSRIEGVPPPPPPPPPPPPPAPPAPMRPAVVAAAPGQAPLNAVVVTGSRIMPGAPAPSDTETYPDATPNPVKRTADQPVSTFSIDVDTAAYSNVRRFIDEGRSPPADAVRVEELINAFDYGYARPTSLARPFAITTAVVASPWAPRTERGGRQIVHIGLQGYELPQGEQRPLNLTFLVDVSGSMRSPDKLDLAKQAMNLAIDRLRPQDTLSVTYYAEGAGTTLQPTPGDQKLKMRCAVASLRASGGTAGATGMTNAYDQAQASFARDKVNRILMFTDGDFNVGVTDNKRLEDYVAEKRGTGVYLSVYGFGRGNYQDARMQTIAQAGNGVAAYVGDLRDARRLFGPMFDKGAFPIADDVKIQVEFNPARVAEWRLIGYETRLLNEADFANDRIDAGEVGSGASVTALYEITPVGGPTQVPERRYPDNRIGVGGGDPNGEIGFIQVRYKQPGGSRSDLIQQPLTSRAAGAQPPEATRWALAVAAFGQKLRNDPWMSADYGWDQVLAQAQGARGEDPWGDRAEFVQLVRAARDLPERRAP; from the coding sequence ATGCCGCGTCTCGTCAGGATCGCCGTCGCCGCCACCCTGGGCCTGTCCGTCGCGGCGCCGCCCTTCGCGGTTCCCACCTTCGCCCTGGCCCAGCCCCAACGCCCGTCATTGGACGGCGAGGCCACGCCGGCCGCCTGTGCGCCCTTGGGCTTCGTCCTGTCCCCGCCGGGCGAACCGATGCAACATCTGACCAGCCCCGTCCGGCCGACGCCGATCCCGGCCCCGACGCAGAGCCGCATCGAGGGCGTGCCTCCGCCACCGCCACCTCCTCCTCCACCGCCGCCCCCGGCCCCGCCAGCACCCATGCGTCCGGCGGTGGTCGCCGCCGCACCGGGGCAGGCTCCGCTCAACGCCGTGGTCGTCACCGGGTCGCGCATCATGCCCGGCGCCCCGGCCCCGTCCGACACCGAAACCTATCCCGACGCCACGCCCAATCCGGTCAAGCGGACGGCGGACCAGCCGGTCTCCACCTTCTCGATCGACGTGGACACAGCCGCCTATTCCAATGTTCGCCGCTTCATCGACGAGGGCCGCAGCCCTCCGGCGGACGCGGTGCGGGTCGAGGAGCTGATCAACGCCTTCGACTATGGCTACGCCCGCCCGACGTCCCTGGCCCGCCCGTTTGCGATCACCACGGCCGTCGTCGCCTCGCCCTGGGCGCCCCGAACCGAAAGGGGGGGCCGCCAGATCGTCCACATCGGCTTGCAGGGTTATGAGCTCCCGCAGGGCGAGCAGCGGCCGCTGAACCTGACCTTCCTGGTCGATGTCTCGGGCTCGATGCGCAGCCCGGACAAGCTGGACCTGGCCAAACAGGCGATGAACCTGGCCATCGACCGGTTGCGGCCACAGGACACCCTGTCGGTCACCTATTACGCCGAGGGTGCGGGCACGACCCTGCAGCCCACGCCCGGCGACCAGAAGCTGAAAATGCGCTGCGCCGTCGCCAGCCTTCGCGCCTCGGGCGGCACGGCCGGCGCGACCGGCATGACCAACGCCTATGACCAGGCCCAGGCCAGTTTCGCCCGTGACAAGGTCAACCGCATCCTGATGTTCACCGACGGCGACTTCAACGTCGGCGTCACCGACAACAAGCGGCTGGAAGACTATGTCGCCGAAAAGCGCGGAACCGGCGTCTATCTGTCGGTCTATGGCTTCGGACGCGGCAACTACCAGGACGCCCGGATGCAGACCATCGCCCAGGCGGGCAACGGCGTGGCGGCCTATGTGGGCGACCTGCGCGACGCGCGGCGCCTGTTCGGCCCGATGTTCGACAAGGGCGCCTTCCCCATCGCCGACGACGTCAAGATCCAGGTCGAGTTCAATCCCGCCCGCGTCGCCGAATGGCGGTTGATCGGCTATGAGACCCGGCTGCTGAACGAGGCGGACTTCGCCAACGACCGCATCGACGCGGGCGAGGTCGGATCGGGCGCCAGCGTCACGGCCCTGTACGAGATCACCCCGGTCGGCGGACCGACCCAGGTTCCCGAGCGCCGCTATCCGGACAACCGGATCGGCGTGGGCGGCGGCGATCCGAACGGTGAGATCGGCTTCATTCAGGTCCGCTACAAACAGCCGGGCGGCAGCCGGTCGGACCTGATCCAGCAGCCTCTGACCAGCCGCGCCGCCGGCGCCCAGCCGCCCGAGGCCACGCGCTGGGCCCTGGCCGTCGCCGCGTTCGGCCAGAAGCTCCGCAACGACCCGTGGATGAGCGCCGACTACGGCTGGGATCAGGTGCTGGCCCAGGCCCAGGGCGCGCGCGGCGAGGATCCCTGGGGCGACCGGGCCGAGTTCGTCCAGTTGGTGCGCGCGGCCAGGGACCTGCCTGAACGTCGCGCGCCTTAA
- a CDS encoding DUF4168 domain-containing protein, with protein MRAPRLALFASAAALLTAAGAHAQTPYEASGQTAPTAAPAPGAADFTDDELRKYDVAITRVRAVSDTLNGAQPTPEQQAEMAAAVQESGLEVVRFNAISNAAAESPVINARINAMKAPKPAPGSVAAGVSDAELRQFVEAMTKIRAVTANVQNGQATPEQSAQLTAAVEGSGVAVDRFNAVATAVSQDAGLRARAELIGARQQEAGAQ; from the coding sequence ATGCGCGCGCCCCGCCTCGCTCTTTTTGCTTCCGCCGCCGCTCTGCTGACCGCCGCCGGCGCACACGCCCAAACCCCTTATGAAGCCTCGGGCCAGACCGCCCCGACCGCGGCGCCTGCCCCGGGCGCAGCCGACTTCACCGACGACGAATTGCGCAAGTACGATGTCGCCATCACCCGCGTCCGCGCGGTCAGCGACACCCTGAACGGCGCCCAGCCGACGCCCGAACAACAGGCCGAAATGGCGGCTGCAGTTCAGGAGTCCGGCCTCGAGGTCGTGCGCTTCAACGCCATCTCCAACGCCGCCGCCGAAAGCCCGGTGATCAACGCCCGCATCAACGCCATGAAGGCGCCGAAGCCTGCTCCCGGATCGGTCGCGGCCGGCGTCAGCGACGCGGAACTGCGCCAGTTCGTTGAAGCCATGACCAAGATTCGCGCCGTCACCGCCAATGTCCAGAACGGCCAGGCCACCCCGGAACAGAGCGCCCAGCTGACGGCGGCGGTCGAGGGGTCCGGCGTGGCGGTGGACCGTTTCAACGCCGTCGCCACCGCCGTGTCCCAGGACGCCGGCCTGCGGGCCCGGGCCGAGTTGATCGGCGCGCGACAACAGGAGGCCGGCGCCCAATAG
- a CDS encoding RNA methyltransferase encodes MSASSEFAPPDLTPPAVILDKSQMAENIGAVARVMANFGLTDLRLVTPRDGWPQERAWATASGADWVLEGVRVFDSVAEAVADLNTVFATTARPRETRQPVRTPREAGRILYDDTASGLKTGLLFGGERAGLETTDIALCAGIVTIPIDPKHHSLNLAQAVAINAYEWRTLILDAPPPRFRDSEPPASNDLLVGMYEHLEAELELGGFFYPPEKKRSMSQNLRVMLGRAAFSEQEVATMRGAIHALAKGRGRVLAKLAAERAAKGNTSE; translated from the coding sequence ATGTCCGCTTCTTCCGAATTCGCCCCCCCCGACCTTACGCCCCCCGCCGTCATCCTCGACAAGTCCCAGATGGCCGAGAATATCGGCGCCGTGGCGCGGGTGATGGCGAACTTCGGCCTGACGGACCTGCGTCTGGTGACGCCGCGCGACGGCTGGCCCCAGGAGCGGGCCTGGGCCACGGCCTCGGGCGCCGACTGGGTGCTGGAGGGCGTGCGGGTGTTCGACAGCGTCGCCGAGGCGGTGGCCGACCTGAACACCGTCTTCGCCACTACCGCGCGCCCGCGCGAGACGCGCCAGCCGGTCCGCACCCCGCGCGAGGCCGGCCGCATCCTGTATGACGACACGGCCTCGGGCCTGAAGACCGGCCTGTTGTTCGGCGGCGAGCGGGCGGGGCTGGAGACGACCGACATCGCCCTGTGCGCCGGCATCGTCACCATTCCCATCGACCCGAAACACCATTCGCTGAACCTGGCCCAGGCGGTGGCGATCAACGCCTATGAGTGGCGGACCCTGATCCTGGACGCCCCGCCGCCGCGCTTCCGCGACAGTGAGCCGCCGGCGTCGAACGACCTGCTGGTCGGCATGTACGAACATCTGGAGGCGGAGCTGGAGCTCGGCGGCTTCTTCTATCCTCCCGAGAAGAAGCGTTCGATGAGCCAGAACCTGCGGGTCATGCTGGGCCGCGCCGCCTTTTCCGAACAGGAGGTCGCCACCATGCGCGGCGCCATCCACGCCCTGGCCAAGGGACGGGGGCGTGTGCTGGCCAAGCTGGCGGCCGAGCGGGCGGCGAAGGGGAATACGAGCGAATAA
- a CDS encoding NAD-dependent deacylase, translated as MNLVVLTGAGISAESGVPTFRAEDGLWCGHRVEAVATPEGYAADPALVQDFYNQRRRQLAQVQPNAAHRALAELAARWEGDFLLVTQNVDDLHDRAHAEAPPGAGFELIHMHGELLKARCTRSGVVMDWAGDIAADEASPHHPQGRMRPHIVWFGEMPLAMERIETALETCDLFVSIGTSGAVYPAAGFVQSARYAGARTVEINLAPTQGVHLFDEGVYGPATQVLPAFFDAL; from the coding sequence ATGAACCTCGTCGTCCTGACCGGCGCCGGCATATCGGCCGAAAGCGGCGTGCCCACATTTCGAGCCGAGGATGGTCTGTGGTGCGGCCACAGGGTCGAGGCTGTGGCGACGCCGGAGGGCTATGCGGCGGATCCCGCCCTGGTGCAGGACTTCTATAACCAGCGGCGGCGGCAGTTGGCGCAGGTTCAGCCGAACGCCGCCCATCGCGCCCTGGCCGAGCTGGCGGCGCGGTGGGAGGGGGATTTCCTGCTGGTGACGCAGAACGTGGATGATCTGCACGACCGGGCGCACGCCGAGGCCCCGCCGGGCGCCGGGTTCGAACTGATCCATATGCACGGCGAACTGCTGAAGGCCCGCTGCACCCGGTCGGGGGTGGTGATGGACTGGGCCGGCGACATAGCGGCCGACGAAGCCTCGCCGCATCATCCGCAGGGGCGGATGCGGCCGCACATCGTCTGGTTCGGGGAGATGCCGTTAGCCATGGAGCGGATCGAGACGGCGCTGGAGACCTGTGACCTGTTCGTCTCCATCGGCACCTCGGGGGCGGTCTATCCGGCGGCGGGGTTCGTGCAGTCGGCGCGATACGCGGGGGCGCGGACGGTCGAGATCAACCTGGCGCCGACGCAAGGGGTGCACCTGTTCGACGAAGGCGTCTATGGCCCCGCGACGCAAGTCCTGCCCGCCTTCTTCGACGCCCTGTAG